A stretch of the Malus domestica chromosome 08, GDT2T_hap1 genome encodes the following:
- the LOC103406965 gene encoding uncharacterized protein — MDLNEKSILFSHDGQFTKNDHFGDTALCLNSPGSGGSNTPRYRCRQNNFRVNCSSAPDDGCKLVLGLGPTPSAYCDDYYNFGPTKNRGSTTALSQGFAFDGDSILQLGLSGGTLEASTVLDFSISGETDVNITRVSSEDNQLPIPLVDEGSTSSRKSGGYMPSLLFAPRSDSVNLSLHSKELLNLGDKCQLTELRHEPSVTTDYSTESISEQTTTGASSDNRISSLKKCKFFGCRKGARGASGLCIGHGGGQRCQKPGCKKGAESRTAYCKAHGGGKRCQHLGCTKSAEGKTEYCIAHGGGKRCSYPGGCTKAARGKSGLCIRHGGGKRCKVDGCTRSAEGQAGLCISHGGGRRCQHEACAKGAQGSTMYCKAHGGGKRCIFQGCTKGAEGSTPLCKGHGGGKRCLFDGGGICPKSVHGGTNFCVAHGGGKRCSVPGCTRSARGRTDCCVRHGGGKRCKFDNCGKSAQGSTDFCKAHGGGKRCTWGEGKCEKFARGKSGLCAAHSSMVQDRGIDKAGLIGPGLFHGLVSAASTAGSSFDNNHSSSGTSAISDSMDSLEKPEKTHLIPSQVLVPLSMKSSSSYSQFSSSEKPEEGRDGYGVGVGSCSGIKSLEFKIPEGRVHGGPLMSLFGGDLKNAIDGV; from the coding sequence ATGGATTTGAACGAGAAGAGTATACTATTTTCTCATGATGGTCAGTTCACAAAAAATGACCACTTTGGTGATACTGCTCTATGCTTGAATAGCCCTGGCTCCGGTGGAAGCAACACACCCAGGTATAGGTgtagacaaaacaattttaggGTCAACTGTTCCAGTGCTCCCGATGACGGCTGTAAGTTGGTACTTGGATTGGGCCCGACACCAAGTGCATACTGCGATGATTATTACAATTTTGGACCCACAAAGAATAGAGGATCAACCACTGCATTATCTCAGGGATTTGCTTTTGACGGTGATTCAATCCTTCAACTCGGTCTTTCTGGTGGGACTCTTGAAGCTTCAACTGTGCTTGATTTTTCAATTTCGGGAGAGACTGATGTTAATATTACTCGTGTATCTTCTGAAGATAATCAACTCCCAATTCCACTTGTTGATGAGGGTTCTACTTCTTCCAGGAAATCAGGTGGTTATATGCCATCACTTCTTTTTGCTCCTAGGAGTGACAGTGTCAATCTTTCTCTGCACAGTAAAGAACTTTTAAACCTCGGGGACAAATGCCAGCTAACTGAGCTAAGGCATGAACCTTCTGTTACAACAGATTACTCAACAGAATCAATATCTGAGCAGACAACTACAGGGGCATCTTCAGACAACCGAATTAGCAGTctaaaaaaatgcaaattttttggCTGTAGAAAGGGAGCACGAGGGGCATCAGGTCTTTGTATTGGTCATGGGGGCGGACAGAGATGCCAAAAACCTGGGTGCAAGAAGGGTGCTGAGAGCCGAACGGCGTACTGCAAGGCACATGGTGGAGGGAAGAGGTGTCAACACTTGGGGTGCACTAAAAGTGCTGAGGGGAAAACAGAGTACTGCATAGCTCATGGTGGTGGCAAAAGATGTAGTTATCCAGGTGGATGTACCAAGGCTGCACGAGGAAAATCAGGACTTTGTATCAGACATGGGGGAGGGAAAAGGTGTAAGGTGGATGGCTGCACTCGTAGTGCTGAAGGACAGGCTGGTTTGTGCATCTCGCATGGAGGTGGTCGCCGTTGCCAGCACGAGGCGTGTGCAAAGGGGGCACAAGGGAGCACTATGTACTGCAAGGCACATGGTGGTGGAAAGCGTTGCATATTTCAAGGGTGCACCAAGGGTGCCGAAGGAAGCACACCACTCTGCAAGGGACATGGTGGGGGGAAGCGCTGTCTCTTTGATGGTGGTGGGATTTGCCCTAAGAGCGTACATGGAGGCACTAATTTCTGTGTTGCTCACGGTGGCGGAAAGAGGTGTTCTGTGCCAGGCTGCACAAGAAGTGCCCGTGGCCGCACTGATTGTTGTGTTAGGCATGGTGGAGGTAAGCGTTGTAAGTTTGATAACTGTGGAAAAAGTGCCCAAGGGAGCACAGACTTCTGCAAGGCCCATGGTGGGGGAAAGCGATGCACTTGGGGAGAGGGTAAATGTGAAAAATTCGCCAGGGGCAAGAGTGGTTTATGTGCTGCTCATAGCAGTATGGTTCAGGACCGGGGGATAGATAAGGCAGGTCTCATTGGACCAGGACTTTTCCATGGGCTTGTATCTGCGGCTTCAACTGCAGGGAGCAGCTTTGACAACAATCATTCTTCTTCAGGAACCAGTGCCATTTCTGACAGCATGGATTCACTGGAAAAGCCCGAAAAAACACATCTCATACCCTCGCAGGTATTGGTTCCTCTATCGATGAAGTCTTCATCATCCTATTCACAGTTCTCGAGTTCTGAGAAGCCTGAGGAGGGGAGAGACGGGTATGGCGTCGGTGTTGGCAGTTGTAGTGGGATAAAGAGCTTGGAGTTCAAAATCCCGGAAGGGAGAGTCCACGGAGGACCTCTCATGTCGCTATTTGGTGGAGATCTGAAAAATGCTATCGATGGCGTTTGA
- the LOC103453645 gene encoding uncharacterized protein At5g08430, which translates to MKRQKSKEEEEEKITNKEEEEEEEEEEEEDAEEDWCFVCKDGGDLMLCDYPGCLKVYHARCVGKKKSFAGAGKRWICRMHSCALCLGTPKFYCFCCPNSACRHCLSGSKFTQVRGKKGFCKECLELILLAEQNSEYGLNGEKIDFKDRDTFECLFKEYWEIIRENEGLTLDDVYSADLLLKRGVNKTCRFGSVKAGETEEAIDLISDSDTSDTEFQRPMGKRKAQEYIGWASKALIEFLRSIGIDTTNKLSQYDVDSIIYDYIKERNLFDPIKKKKVICDEKLYSIFRKKSLDRIKIYGLLEEHMTENLVISDEDDSELEDKKNYTVIASKKRRESSGVASIEKEASPSIQKSCFASIVPENIKLVYLRRSLVEEFLKQPENSESKLLGTFVRVKNDARLRLTNSHQLLQVEGIKKGSTADGMGGEILLQVSNRDIPISKLADSDFTEDECKELRENVANGLLRKPTVAELEQKARLLHEDITKHWIERELVRLQNCIDRANEKGRRRELWELMEKREMLKQPSVQVGLLKEVPKVTAEVLEAESSPVDAVKADNQ; encoded by the exons ATGAAGAGGCAGAAgagcaaggaggaagaagaagagaagataacaaacaaggaggaggaggaggaggaggaggaggaggaggaggaagatgcGGAAGAAGATTGGTGCTTCGTTTGCAAAGATGGTGGAGACCTCATGTTATGCGACTACCC GGGCTGCTTAAAAGTATATCATGCTCGATGCGTGGGCAAAAAGAAATCCTTCGCTGGGGCTGGAAAGCGCTGGATTTGTA ggATGCATTCTTGTGCATTGTGCCTTGGTACCCCAAAGTTTTACTGCTTCTGTTGTCCGAATTCAGCATGTCGACATTGCTTAAGCGGTTCTAAGTTTACACAAGTTAGAGGGAAGAAAGGGTTTTGCAAGGAGTGTTTGGAGCTTATTCTACTGGCAGAGCAAAACTCAGAATATGGTTTAAATGGA GAAAAAATAGACTTCAAGGATCGAGATACATTTGAGTGCCTATTTAAAGAATATTGGGAAATCATAAGGGAAAACGAAGGTTTGACTTTAGATGATGTCTATTCCGCAGATTTACTGTTAAAGAGGGGAGTAAATAAAACATGCAGGTTTGGTTCTGTAAAAGCTGGTGAGACTGAAGAAGCTATTGACCTGATATCTGATAGTGACACTTCGGACACGGAATTTCAGAGACCGATGGGAAAAAGGAAGGCGCAAGAGTATATCGGATGGGCATCCAAAGCTCTTATTGAGTTCCTGCGATCTATTGGTATAGATACAACCAACAAGTTATCGCAGTATGATGTGGATTCAATCATCTATGATTATATCAAAGAGAGAAACCTTTTTGATCcaataaagaagaaaaaggttATATGTGATGAGAAGCTTTATTCTATTTTCCGAAAGAAGTCCCTGGATAGGATAAAAATATATGGTCTTTTGGAGGAACATATGACCGAGAACTTGGTTATATCAGATGAAGATGATAGTGAGCTGGAAGACAAGAAGAATTATACAGTGATAGCAAGCAAGAAGCGAAGAGAGAGCTCAGGTGTTGCATCTATTGAAAAGGAAGCGAGTCCTAGCATCCAGAAAAGTTGTTTTGCATCCATAGTTCCTGAAAATATCAAGCTTGTCTACTTAAGGAGGAGTTTAGTGGAGGAGTTCTTGAAGCAGCCTGAAAACTCTGAAAGCAAGCTACTGGGAACTTTTGTGAGAGTTAAAAATGATGCCAGGCTTCGTCTGACAAATTCTCACCAACTTTTACAAGTTGAAG GCATAAAGAAAGGCTCAACAGCTGATGGAATGGGTGGCGAAATTCTCCTGCAAGTTTCCAATAGAGATATTCCCATTTCTAAGCTGGCAGATTCAGACTTCACTGAG GACGAATGTAAGGAGTTGCGGGAAAATGTGGCAAATGGCCTGCTAAGGAAACCTACAGTT GCCGAGCTTGAACAGAAGGCAAGACTTCTGCATGAGGATATAACTAAGCAT TGGATTGAGAGAGAGTTGGTCAGATTACAAAACTGCATTGATCGAGCAAACGAGAAAGGACGGAGAAGAGA GCTGTGGGAACTtatggagaagagagagatgctaAAGCAACCCTCTGTTCAAGTTGGTCTACTAAAGGAGGTGCCAAAGGTCACTGCAGAGGTTTTAGAGGCTGAATCCAGTCCTGTGGATGCCGTAAAAGCTGATAATCAATGA